One Serinicoccus chungangensis genomic window carries:
- a CDS encoding GlsB/YeaQ/YmgE family stress response membrane protein, producing MITTIIVALIVGCIVGPLARLILPGDQNISVPMTILLGAVGSLIGSWVGASFLGTSGAQFSFWGLILGTIFAIVAVMAYIAVTRRKAVR from the coding sequence ATGATCACCACCATCATCGTCGCTCTCATCGTCGGCTGCATCGTCGGCCCCCTCGCCCGGCTCATCCTGCCGGGGGACCAGAACATCTCCGTCCCCATGACCATCCTGCTGGGCGCCGTGGGCTCCCTCATCGGCTCCTGGGTCGGGGCCAGCTTCCTGGGGACCAGCGGTGCCCAGTTCAGCTTCTGGGGCCTCATCCTCGGCACGATCTTCGCGATCGTCGCCGTGATGGCCTACATCGCGGTCACCCGCCGCAAGGCGGTGCGCTGA
- a CDS encoding TetR/AcrR family transcriptional regulator, protein MTSPLTPERRIRLPRGERRAQLLGAALEAFAESGYHATAMDDIADRAGVSKPVLYQHFDSKLDLYVAIAESVADDVVRRIEAALASGDGNHARISGCLSSFFEFVEQPSSGYPVLFRSDMTSDPAVASILERTRRACGESMGRVLAEETELSWDECVLLGTTMAGMAQAAAVAWYDRRGSMTRERVLELLSTIAWRGFGAVPPRARVVSVPG, encoded by the coding sequence GTGACCAGCCCCCTGACCCCCGAACGACGCATACGCCTGCCCCGAGGAGAGCGTCGAGCCCAGCTGCTCGGCGCCGCCCTGGAGGCGTTCGCCGAGTCGGGGTACCACGCCACCGCCATGGACGACATCGCCGACCGTGCCGGGGTGAGCAAACCCGTGCTCTACCAGCACTTCGACAGCAAGCTCGACCTCTACGTCGCCATCGCGGAGTCGGTGGCCGACGACGTCGTCCGGCGGATCGAGGCTGCGCTCGCGTCCGGCGATGGCAACCACGCACGCATCTCCGGGTGCCTCAGCAGCTTCTTCGAGTTCGTCGAGCAGCCGTCGTCCGGCTACCCGGTGCTCTTCCGCTCCGACATGACGTCCGACCCCGCCGTGGCCAGCATCCTGGAGCGGACCCGGCGCGCCTGCGGCGAGTCCATGGGCAGGGTCCTGGCGGAGGAGACCGAGCTCAGCTGGGACGAGTGCGTCCTGCTCGGGACGACCATGGCCGGGATGGCGCAGGCCGCCGCCGTCGCCTGGTACGACCGGCGCGGGAGCATGACCCGCGAACGGGTCCTGGAGCTGCTCTCGACGATCGCCTGGCGCGGCTTCGGGGCGGTGCCCCCACGCGCCAGGGTGGTCTCGGTCCCGGGCTAG
- a CDS encoding DEAD/DEAH box helicase: MQETRTFADFGLHPDIVRALADGGITHPFPIQAMTLPVALARHDIIGQAKTGTGKTLGFGLPLLHNVVAPQDDAFGDLEKPGAPQALVVAPTRELAVQVAGDLSKAAAHRSTRILTVYGGRAYEPQIEALNRGVEIVVGTPGRLLDLAAKGHLTLGHARTVVLDEADEMLDLGFLPDVEKLLALTPAGRQTMLFSATMPGAVVSLARSYMTQPTHIRAVSDDDDGRQTVAAVEQFAYRAHAMDKVEMLARMLQADGRGLTIVFARTKRTAAKVADELGERGFAAAAIHGDLGQGAREQALRAFRSGKVDILVATDVAARGIDVEAVTHVINYQCPEDEKTYLHRIGRTGRAGATGVAVTFVDWDDMPRWGLINKALDLGYPEPEETYSSSPHLFEQLGIPEGTRGTLPRSARTRAGLGAEVVEDIEGTSGRDRGDRRGRGRGGRSGRGGQDGGRSGGRDGHRARKGPAGEGTGDTTRRSSSTESAGSGGRRRRRRRTSAGHGEAPSS; the protein is encoded by the coding sequence ATGCAGGAGACCCGCACCTTCGCCGACTTCGGACTGCACCCGGACATCGTCCGCGCGCTCGCCGACGGCGGCATCACCCACCCCTTCCCCATCCAGGCGATGACGCTGCCGGTCGCGCTGGCCCGGCACGACATCATCGGCCAGGCCAAGACCGGCACGGGCAAGACCCTCGGCTTCGGCCTCCCGCTGCTGCACAACGTGGTCGCCCCGCAGGACGACGCGTTCGGCGACCTGGAGAAGCCCGGCGCTCCCCAGGCCCTGGTGGTGGCCCCCACCCGCGAGCTCGCGGTCCAGGTGGCCGGTGACCTGTCCAAGGCCGCCGCCCACCGCTCGACCCGCATCCTCACGGTCTACGGCGGCCGGGCCTACGAGCCGCAGATCGAGGCGCTCAACCGCGGCGTCGAGATCGTGGTCGGGACCCCCGGACGCCTGCTCGACCTCGCCGCCAAGGGTCATCTCACCCTCGGTCACGCCCGCACCGTCGTCCTGGACGAGGCCGACGAGATGCTGGACCTCGGCTTCCTCCCGGACGTCGAGAAGCTGCTGGCCCTCACCCCGGCCGGTCGCCAGACCATGCTGTTCTCCGCGACCATGCCCGGCGCCGTCGTGTCCCTGGCCCGCAGCTACATGACCCAGCCCACCCACATCCGGGCGGTCTCGGACGACGACGACGGCCGGCAGACGGTCGCGGCCGTCGAGCAGTTCGCCTACCGGGCCCACGCCATGGACAAGGTCGAGATGCTCGCCCGCATGCTGCAGGCCGACGGGCGGGGGCTCACCATCGTCTTCGCCCGCACGAAGCGCACGGCCGCCAAGGTCGCCGACGAGCTGGGCGAGCGCGGCTTCGCGGCCGCCGCGATCCACGGCGACCTCGGGCAGGGGGCCCGGGAGCAGGCCCTCCGGGCCTTCCGCAGCGGGAAGGTCGACATCCTCGTGGCCACGGACGTCGCGGCCCGCGGCATCGACGTGGAGGCCGTGACCCACGTCATCAACTACCAGTGCCCCGAGGACGAGAAGACCTATCTGCACCGCATCGGCCGGACGGGCCGGGCCGGCGCGACGGGGGTCGCGGTGACCTTCGTGGACTGGGACGACATGCCGCGCTGGGGGCTCATCAACAAGGCGCTGGACCTGGGGTACCCCGAGCCGGAGGAGACCTACTCCTCCAGCCCGCACCTCTTCGAGCAGCTCGGCATCCCCGAGGGCACCCGCGGGACGCTCCCCCGGTCGGCCCGAACCCGGGCCGGGCTGGGCGCGGAGGTCGTGGAGGACATCGAGGGCACCTCCGGCCGCGATCGGGGCGACCGGCGCGGACGCGGCCGGGGCGGCCGCTCAGGGCGAGGCGGCCAGGACGGAGGCCGCAGCGGCGGGCGTGACGGCCACCGCGCGCGGAAGGGACCGGCCGGCGAGGGCACCGGCGACACGACGCGCCGATCCAGCTCGACCGAGTCCGCGGGCTCGGGAGGCCGTCGCCGCCGGCGTCGCCGCACGAGCGCCGGTCACGGCGAGGCCCCGAGCAGCTGA
- a CDS encoding phosphotransferase has product MKRTDLALAALASAAVPGMKPVTVARMSVERGAENELEQAVVEDATGRRWLVRSPLTAMAGARLHRNDELVRQLTRHLPFKVPAAAGYAAVGGEGHAAVYPHVEGATLDFTRLPAGAGLAHAVGRAVAAIHNIPAAVFEEQDVPSFDAAGWRQRLIAEVDRAAETGRVPTRLLGRWEEAFDASPLWQFASTPVHGSFRGATVVVAFADDEADSGRVVAVTDWDEAMVGDPAADLAEVYSQASPEAWESVLDSYALARAQRPDPYLHARARLLSETGRLRGLAQHVASGDEESARRVVEVLRRMDRLTEDEDSLVPTTARGGGAAAAAVVAGRTEREEDPAPVGDPDPHGDATGLEAGPSWGSGAAEQDAPVERAAPGEHDVPVEQAASGEHDAPVEQAHRSEADPSWSDGQPVLTGPPEGGEELDEEDDDHDGYDAVPRPDPYLDDGDPDPHPDDQAADPGPGPSSAAAQDAGADTDITTEVPVVRPGGPGDQLDTPLDPEPEQTDGSDPQPDQDDAPEDAELLDDDTRLHELYGMPSEEDPGR; this is encoded by the coding sequence GTGAAGCGCACCGACCTGGCCCTCGCTGCCCTCGCGAGTGCCGCCGTCCCCGGGATGAAGCCGGTGACCGTGGCCCGGATGAGCGTCGAGAGGGGGGCCGAGAACGAGCTCGAGCAGGCCGTGGTCGAGGACGCCACCGGTCGACGGTGGCTGGTCCGCTCGCCCCTGACCGCGATGGCCGGGGCCCGGCTGCACCGCAACGACGAGCTGGTCCGTCAGCTCACCCGGCACCTGCCGTTCAAGGTGCCCGCCGCCGCCGGTTACGCCGCGGTGGGCGGGGAGGGGCACGCCGCGGTCTACCCCCACGTCGAGGGCGCCACCCTCGACTTCACCCGGCTCCCCGCGGGCGCCGGGCTCGCCCACGCCGTGGGCCGTGCCGTCGCCGCCATCCACAACATCCCCGCGGCGGTCTTCGAGGAGCAGGACGTGCCCTCGTTCGACGCCGCCGGGTGGCGACAGCGCCTCATCGCCGAGGTGGACCGGGCCGCCGAGACGGGACGCGTGCCCACCCGGCTCCTCGGCCGCTGGGAGGAGGCCTTCGACGCCTCCCCCCTGTGGCAGTTCGCGAGCACCCCCGTGCACGGGTCCTTCCGTGGCGCCACCGTGGTCGTGGCCTTCGCCGACGACGAGGCCGACAGCGGTCGCGTCGTGGCGGTCACCGACTGGGACGAGGCCATGGTGGGCGACCCTGCGGCCGACCTCGCCGAGGTCTACTCCCAGGCCTCCCCGGAGGCGTGGGAGTCGGTGCTCGACAGCTACGCGCTCGCTCGTGCCCAGCGCCCCGATCCCTACCTGCACGCCCGGGCCCGCCTCCTGTCCGAGACCGGTCGGCTGCGGGGGCTGGCGCAGCACGTGGCCTCCGGCGACGAGGAGTCGGCCCGTCGGGTCGTCGAGGTGCTGCGTCGCATGGACCGCCTCACCGAGGACGAGGACTCCCTGGTGCCGACGACCGCCCGCGGGGGTGGGGCCGCTGCCGCCGCGGTGGTGGCCGGGCGCACGGAGCGCGAGGAGGACCCCGCTCCCGTCGGCGACCCGGACCCGCACGGGGACGCGACCGGGCTCGAGGCAGGTCCGTCCTGGGGCTCCGGGGCGGCTGAGCAGGACGCGCCGGTCGAGCGGGCCGCGCCGGGCGAGCACGACGTGCCGGTCGAGCAGGCCGCGTCGGGCGAGCACGACGCACCGGTCGAGCAGGCCCACCGGTCGGAAGCGGACCCGTCCTGGTCCGATGGCCAGCCTGTGCTGACCGGTCCCCCGGAGGGCGGCGAGGAGCTGGACGAGGAGGACGACGACCACGACGGCTACGACGCCGTCCCGCGGCCCGACCCCTACCTCGACGACGGCGATCCCGACCCGCACCCTGACGACCAGGCGGCCGACCCTGGTCCTGGCCCGTCGTCCGCCGCGGCGCAGGATGCCGGTGCGGACACCGACATCACGACGGAGGTGCCGGTCGTGCGCCCCGGCGGGCCCGGCGACCAGCTCGACACCCCCCTCGACCCGGAACCCGAGCAGACGGACGGCTCGGACCCGCAGCCCGACCAGGACGACGCCCCCGAGGACGCCGAGCTCCTCGACGACGACACCCGCCTGCACGAGCTCTACGGCATGCCCTCCGAGGAGGACCCGGGCCGCTGA
- a CDS encoding DUF3107 domain-containing protein produces MEVRIGVRDVGREVAFESAQTPAAVRQSVTEALSSGSSFLELEDERGQTIIVPTATIAYVEIGVQEKGRVGFGSH; encoded by the coding sequence GTGGAGGTACGCATCGGAGTCCGGGACGTCGGACGCGAGGTCGCCTTCGAGTCGGCCCAGACGCCGGCCGCCGTCCGACAGTCCGTGACGGAGGCGCTCAGCAGCGGCTCCTCGTTCCTCGAGCTGGAGGACGAGAGGGGTCAGACCATCATCGTCCCCACCGCCACGATCGCCTACGTCGAGATCGGCGTCCAGGAGAAGGGGCGCGTGGGCTTCGGGAGCCACTGA
- a CDS encoding ATP-dependent helicase, whose amino-acid sequence MASPQTQPRRPPGDDPDRRRLVDHRGGVLLVLGAPGTGRTSGLVAHAQARLREGLDPDRCLVVAATRQAASRMRALVGQDLATTHTEPLARTAASLAFSVLRLAAAHEDGPMPRLISGAQQDAVLRELLAGHEADGGGPPWPEELDRARRTDGFRAQLRDLLMRAVEHGVGREDLEALAEVHGRPEWACAGAVLEEYDQVTALAEPGSYDPAWICTAAAEALETDPGLRARVHERVGALLVDDAQELTASAARLLDAVRPPGTDSVLVGDPDSAVQGFRGAVPGAFLELARRWSGPAGPATLTLGTRHGVAGEVGRAADRVAERIGVVGAAGHRRPADGAPPGAVHVHVTRSAAQEAALVARWLRQAHLLDGVPWQELAVLARSRAQQAALRRALTSGGVPVRADRSSVPLGSDPAVRPLLQALDVVTRGADDDPGWSLAPQEAVDLLTGPLGGLDPVGLRRLRRQVRAAELAEGGGRGADELLALRLSDPDLRRQAPHDVPVELQPLRRVAEVLQSGRDVVVPDAGEEAPETSPATPRRPADPVPGPPGPDQILWALWSRSGLARTWSRQALAGGPLGARADRDLDAVLVLFAAAEDHVDRLPGARARTFLDTVRGAEVAADTLVVGGQQPEAVEILTPHSAAGRRWRRVAVVGVQEGVWPDLRLRDSLLGSQALVAAVEGRPVTGTEAWRHAQAAVRSDELRQFHVAVTRAREELLVTATASTDDQPSALLDLVDPGFRDRPPVEVPPPLTLRGLAGDLRRGAVRAHRDGDHEARTAAVQLLVRLAREQVPGADPAAWWDLRELSSTAPVQPEGPVRVSPSRLQTFLDCELRWFLTSRGAETGEASGAALGTLVHDVVATRPDAPADELVTELDRRWPDLGLVDGWVSDRTRQAAHRMLERYASYVRDAREAGRELVGAELDLAVALPPGEGEGAREPRLTGAVDRLERQADGSLVVADLKTGGTAVPRGEVDRHAQLAAYQVAVSHGAFADLGAVSGGARLVQLGAPGRVEQSQPPLDAADDPRWALTAIQGAATRMAGAEFTARDQDRVCRRCAARFACPLQPEGRAR is encoded by the coding sequence ATGGCCTCACCCCAGACGCAGCCGCGGCGACCGCCGGGCGACGACCCGGACCGGCGTCGGCTCGTGGACCACCGCGGCGGCGTGCTCCTCGTCCTGGGCGCCCCCGGCACCGGTCGCACCAGCGGGCTCGTCGCGCACGCGCAGGCCCGGCTGCGTGAGGGGCTCGACCCGGACCGCTGCCTGGTCGTCGCCGCGACCCGGCAGGCGGCCAGCCGGATGCGCGCCCTCGTCGGGCAGGACCTCGCGACCACCCATACCGAGCCGCTCGCCCGGACGGCCGCGTCGTTGGCGTTCTCCGTGCTGCGGCTGGCAGCCGCGCACGAGGACGGACCCATGCCGCGGTTGATCTCCGGCGCCCAGCAGGACGCCGTGCTGCGCGAGCTGCTCGCCGGGCACGAGGCGGACGGCGGGGGCCCGCCCTGGCCCGAGGAGCTGGACCGGGCCCGCCGCACGGACGGGTTCCGGGCCCAGCTGCGCGACCTGCTCATGCGTGCGGTCGAGCACGGCGTGGGGCGGGAGGACCTCGAGGCCCTGGCGGAGGTCCACGGTCGACCGGAGTGGGCGTGTGCGGGTGCCGTCCTGGAGGAGTACGACCAGGTCACCGCCCTCGCGGAGCCGGGCAGCTACGACCCGGCCTGGATCTGCACGGCCGCGGCGGAGGCGCTGGAGACCGATCCCGGCCTGCGCGCCCGGGTGCACGAGCGGGTGGGGGCCCTCCTGGTCGACGACGCGCAGGAGCTCACCGCCTCGGCCGCCCGGCTGCTCGACGCGGTGCGTCCCCCGGGGACGGACAGCGTGCTGGTGGGGGACCCCGACTCGGCCGTGCAGGGGTTCCGCGGTGCCGTCCCGGGCGCGTTCCTGGAGCTGGCCCGGCGCTGGTCGGGCCCGGCGGGGCCCGCGACCCTGACCCTGGGCACCCGCCACGGCGTGGCCGGCGAGGTCGGACGCGCGGCGGACCGGGTGGCCGAGCGCATCGGGGTGGTGGGTGCGGCCGGTCACCGTCGACCGGCAGACGGGGCGCCGCCGGGAGCGGTCCACGTCCACGTCACCCGCAGCGCGGCCCAGGAGGCGGCCCTGGTGGCCCGGTGGCTTCGCCAGGCGCACCTCCTCGACGGGGTGCCGTGGCAGGAGCTCGCCGTGCTCGCCCGCAGCCGCGCGCAGCAGGCCGCGCTCCGGCGGGCGCTGACGTCCGGTGGTGTCCCGGTGCGGGCGGACCGGTCGTCCGTGCCGCTGGGGTCGGACCCCGCCGTGCGTCCTCTGCTCCAGGCCCTCGACGTGGTGACCCGAGGCGCCGACGACGACCCGGGCTGGTCGCTCGCCCCCCAGGAGGCCGTCGACCTGCTCACCGGTCCCCTGGGCGGGCTGGACCCGGTGGGGCTGCGCCGGCTCCGCAGGCAGGTCCGGGCGGCCGAGCTCGCCGAGGGTGGGGGCCGGGGCGCGGACGAGCTGCTCGCCCTGCGCCTCAGCGACCCGGACCTGCGACGGCAGGCTCCGCACGACGTGCCGGTCGAGCTGCAGCCCCTGCGGCGGGTGGCCGAGGTCCTGCAGTCCGGCCGCGACGTCGTGGTGCCGGACGCCGGGGAGGAGGCGCCGGAGACCTCACCCGCGACGCCTCGACGACCGGCGGACCCGGTGCCAGGGCCTCCCGGGCCGGACCAGATCCTCTGGGCGCTGTGGTCCCGCAGCGGCCTGGCGAGGACGTGGTCCCGCCAGGCGCTGGCCGGGGGCCCGCTGGGTGCCCGGGCCGACCGCGACCTCGACGCGGTCCTCGTCCTGTTCGCGGCCGCCGAGGACCACGTGGACCGCCTCCCGGGGGCTCGGGCCAGGACGTTCCTCGACACCGTCCGGGGAGCGGAGGTGGCGGCCGACACCCTCGTGGTGGGAGGGCAGCAGCCGGAGGCCGTGGAGATCCTCACCCCCCACTCGGCGGCCGGCCGCCGGTGGCGTCGGGTCGCGGTCGTCGGCGTGCAGGAGGGGGTCTGGCCGGACCTGCGCCTGCGCGACTCGCTGCTGGGGTCGCAGGCGCTGGTGGCCGCTGTCGAGGGCCGGCCGGTGACGGGCACCGAGGCGTGGCGCCACGCGCAGGCCGCCGTGCGCTCGGACGAGCTGCGCCAGTTCCACGTGGCGGTGACCCGGGCCCGGGAGGAGCTGCTGGTGACGGCCACGGCCAGCACGGACGACCAGCCCTCCGCCCTGCTGGACCTCGTCGACCCCGGGTTCCGCGACCGGCCCCCGGTCGAGGTGCCCCCTCCCCTCACGCTGCGGGGCCTGGCCGGCGACCTGCGCCGCGGCGCCGTCCGGGCCCATCGCGACGGCGACCACGAGGCCCGCACGGCCGCCGTGCAGCTGCTGGTGCGCCTGGCGCGCGAGCAGGTCCCGGGGGCCGACCCGGCGGCGTGGTGGGACCTGCGGGAGCTGTCGAGCACGGCCCCCGTCCAGCCGGAGGGGCCGGTCCGGGTCTCGCCGTCCCGGCTCCAGACCTTCCTGGACTGCGAGCTCCGGTGGTTCCTCACCTCGAGGGGCGCCGAGACCGGGGAGGCCTCCGGCGCGGCCCTGGGGACCCTGGTCCACGACGTCGTCGCCACCCGCCCGGACGCTCCGGCCGACGAGCTCGTCACCGAGCTGGACCGCAGGTGGCCCGACCTGGGCCTCGTCGACGGATGGGTCTCGGACCGCACCCGCCAGGCCGCGCACCGCATGCTCGAGCGCTACGCCTCCTACGTCCGGGACGCCCGGGAGGCCGGGCGCGAGCTCGTGGGTGCGGAGCTCGACCTGGCCGTGGCCCTGCCGCCGGGGGAGGGCGAGGGGGCCCGGGAGCCGCGCTTGACCGGGGCGGTCGACCGCCTCGAGCGGCAGGCCGACGGGTCCCTCGTCGTCGCCGACCTCAAGACGGGGGGCACGGCCGTCCCGCGGGGGGAGGTGGACCGGCACGCCCAGCTCGCGGCATACCAGGTCGCGGTGTCGCACGGGGCGTTCGCCGACCTGGGTGCCGTGAGCGGGGGCGCGCGGCTCGTGCAGCTGGGGGCGCCGGGCAGGGTCGAGCAGTCGCAACCACCGCTGGACGCCGCGGACGACCCCCGGTGGGCGCTGACCGCGATCCAGGGGGCCGCCACCCGCATGGCCGGGGCCGAGTTCACGGCGCGGGACCAGGATCGGGTGTGCCGTCGGTGCGCGGCCCGTTTCGCCTGCCCGCTGCAACCCGAGGGGCGCGCACGGTGA
- a CDS encoding ATP-dependent helicase has product MSGSTEARFSPQDLARALGTPEPTPEQAAVVTAPLRPGVVVAGAGSGKTETMASRVLWLVANGLVAPQDVLGLTFTRKASVELTTRLTGKLRRLREVGLWSGDDLGDRADGPAGPGGVDGFDLPTISTYHAYAGRLVSEHGLRLGVEPDAVLLSEAACWQLAHDVVTRYDGDMASVDRAPSTVVRAVIALSGELGEHLVEPRTAEQLLLELAERYEDLPHDGRPLKAGRDLAATLRQQACLYPLVLAYRRAKAERGALDFGDQMALAARLARDVPVVGATERSRYAAVLLDEFQDTSEAQLVLLTSLFAGEAMPVTAVGDPHQSIYGWRGASATTLTRFPEQFAVDGRPALVQQLSTSWRNDERVLDAANAVSGPLREETTVPVATLRARPGAGSGTVEVARLVDHVAEAEHVADWVRDRSAGAATAAVLCRTRAQFGPVVDALRRRGLPVEVVGLGGLLDTPEVLDLVALLWVAQEPTRGDQVMRLLAGPVGRLGAADLDALWARARELARAAGGVVAREREHAPVLAEALEHVPGESWTGQEGQRLSAQGRDRVSWLAEVLHRVRSLAGLPLPDLVSEAERLLGLDIEVAADPDLHPTWGRAPLDALVEVAAGFDHGADRASLGAFLDWLDAAREHQRGLEDAETPELAEVSVDATAVQVLTVHAAKGLEWDAVAVPGLVEGVFPSGRVTPEHRDGRWRTKERTDNGWLAGIGRLPTPLRGDREGRPDLPWSQIPDTRALRGALEQLALDQGRFAVQEERRLAYVALTRARRRLLLTAPVWSTGKQPRVTSRFLDEVRDLPGVLVGPWADMPEPGEELLNPRLGEQTAAPWPVSRGDRRETVRDVAAALVAAGSVGRPSADPGGEVRHPWVETVDLLLAERRDRQARRDGPELPGHLSTSAVVALATDRDAYLRDLRRPLPVPPTPRTRVGTAFHAWVERHYAAATLVDLHDLTTAPDTADQVSGLATLQQHFLDSEWADRVPLAVEVPLQTTLAGRTVAGRIDAVFPDADGGVTVVDWKTGSPGSPAQQQARTVQLAVYRLAYARLRGLPEDQVRAAFFYASNGTTVRPTLPTEAELTQLLDESHPSAVQERPRAGQRPGSSSEGMP; this is encoded by the coding sequence GTGAGCGGCTCCACCGAGGCCCGCTTCTCCCCGCAGGACCTGGCTCGGGCGCTGGGGACCCCGGAACCCACCCCGGAGCAGGCGGCCGTCGTCACGGCACCGCTGCGCCCCGGCGTCGTCGTCGCCGGGGCGGGTTCCGGCAAGACCGAGACCATGGCGTCGCGGGTGCTCTGGCTGGTGGCCAACGGACTGGTGGCACCCCAGGACGTCCTCGGGCTCACCTTCACCCGGAAGGCCTCGGTCGAGCTGACGACCCGGCTCACGGGCAAGCTGCGCCGGCTGCGGGAGGTCGGTCTCTGGTCCGGGGACGACCTCGGCGACCGGGCCGACGGACCTGCCGGTCCGGGCGGCGTCGACGGTTTCGACCTGCCGACCATCTCGACCTACCACGCCTACGCCGGCCGGCTCGTGAGCGAGCACGGGCTGCGCCTCGGTGTCGAGCCCGACGCCGTGCTGCTCTCCGAGGCCGCCTGCTGGCAGCTCGCGCACGACGTGGTGACCCGCTACGACGGGGACATGGCGTCGGTGGACCGTGCGCCCAGCACCGTGGTCCGCGCGGTCATCGCCCTCTCGGGCGAGCTCGGGGAGCACCTCGTGGAGCCACGGACCGCCGAGCAGCTGCTGCTGGAGCTGGCGGAGCGCTACGAGGACCTGCCCCACGACGGTCGGCCCCTCAAGGCCGGGAGGGACCTGGCCGCGACCCTGCGCCAGCAGGCCTGCCTGTACCCCCTCGTGCTCGCCTACCGCCGGGCCAAGGCGGAGCGCGGGGCCCTCGACTTCGGCGACCAGATGGCGCTGGCCGCGCGGCTCGCCCGTGACGTGCCCGTCGTCGGGGCCACGGAACGCAGCCGGTACGCCGCCGTGCTGCTGGACGAGTTCCAGGACACCTCCGAGGCGCAGCTCGTGCTGCTCACCTCGCTCTTCGCCGGGGAGGCGATGCCGGTCACCGCGGTCGGTGACCCGCACCAGTCCATCTACGGCTGGCGGGGTGCGAGCGCCACCACCCTCACCCGGTTCCCCGAGCAGTTCGCCGTCGACGGGCGCCCGGCGCTGGTGCAGCAGCTGAGCACCTCGTGGCGCAACGACGAGAGGGTGCTGGATGCGGCCAACGCCGTGTCCGGGCCGTTGCGCGAGGAGACCACCGTGCCGGTGGCCACCCTGCGCGCGCGTCCAGGGGCCGGGTCGGGGACGGTGGAGGTGGCCCGCCTCGTCGACCACGTGGCCGAGGCGGAGCACGTGGCGGACTGGGTGCGGGACCGCTCCGCGGGGGCGGCGACGGCGGCCGTCCTGTGCCGCACCCGTGCCCAGTTCGGGCCGGTCGTCGACGCGCTGCGCCGGCGCGGCCTGCCGGTCGAGGTGGTGGGCCTGGGTGGGCTGCTGGACACGCCCGAGGTCCTCGACCTGGTCGCTCTGCTGTGGGTGGCCCAGGAGCCCACGCGCGGGGACCAGGTGATGCGTCTGCTGGCCGGCCCGGTCGGGCGTCTCGGCGCCGCGGACCTGGACGCCCTGTGGGCCCGTGCGCGGGAGCTGGCCCGGGCCGCGGGGGGCGTGGTGGCCCGGGAGCGCGAGCACGCGCCGGTGCTGGCCGAGGCGCTCGAGCACGTCCCGGGCGAGTCCTGGACCGGTCAGGAGGGCCAGCGCCTGTCGGCCCAGGGCCGCGACCGGGTGTCCTGGCTGGCCGAGGTGCTCCACCGGGTGCGCTCCCTCGCCGGTCTCCCGCTCCCCGATCTCGTGTCCGAGGCCGAGCGGCTGCTCGGGCTCGACATCGAGGTGGCCGCCGACCCCGACCTGCACCCCACCTGGGGTCGGGCGCCGCTGGACGCCCTCGTCGAGGTCGCCGCCGGGTTCGACCACGGGGCGGACCGCGCGAGCCTGGGCGCCTTCCTGGACTGGTTGGACGCCGCGCGGGAGCACCAGCGAGGGCTGGAGGATGCCGAGACCCCCGAGCTGGCCGAGGTCTCGGTCGACGCGACGGCGGTCCAGGTGCTCACCGTCCACGCGGCCAAGGGCCTGGAGTGGGACGCGGTGGCGGTCCCCGGGCTGGTCGAGGGTGTCTTCCCCTCCGGGCGGGTCACCCCGGAGCACCGGGACGGGCGCTGGCGCACCAAGGAGCGCACCGACAACGGGTGGCTCGCGGGGATCGGTCGCCTCCCGACCCCCCTGCGCGGTGACCGGGAGGGGCGGCCCGACCTGCCCTGGTCCCAGATCCCCGACACCCGGGCGCTGCGGGGGGCGCTGGAGCAGCTCGCCCTCGACCAGGGACGCTTCGCCGTCCAGGAGGAGCGCCGGCTGGCCTACGTCGCCCTGACCCGCGCGCGCCGGCGGCTGCTGCTGACCGCCCCCGTGTGGTCGACGGGGAAGCAGCCCCGGGTGACCTCGCGCTTCCTCGACGAGGTCCGTGACCTGCCCGGGGTCCTCGTCGGCCCGTGGGCCGACATGCCCGAGCCTGGGGAGGAGCTGCTCAACCCCCGCCTCGGTGAGCAGACGGCGGCGCCGTGGCCCGTCTCGCGCGGGGACCGGCGGGAGACCGTCCGGGACGTCGCGGCCGCCCTCGTCGCCGCGGGGTCCGTGGGTCGCCCGTCCGCGGACCCGGGTGGCGAGGTCAGGCACCCCTGGGTCGAGACCGTCGACCTGCTGCTCGCCGAGCGCCGCGACCGGCAGGCCCGTCGGGACGGACCCGAGCTCCCCGGGCACCTGTCCACGTCGGCGGTGGTCGCACTGGCGACCGACCGTGACGCCTACCTGCGGGACCTCCGCCGCCCGCTGCCCGTGCCGCCCACGCCCAGGACCCGGGTGGGCACGGCCTTCCACGCGTGGGTGGAGCGGCACTACGCCGCGGCCACCCTCGTCGACCTCCACGACCTGACCACGGCGCCCGACACCGCCGACCAGGTCTCCGGTCTCGCCACGCTCCAGCAGCACTTCCTGGACAGCGAGTGGGCCGACCGCGTCCCGCTCGCGGTGGAGGTGCCCCTCCAGACGACCCTGGCCGGACGCACGGTGGCCGGCAGGATCGACGCCGTCTTCCCCGACGCCGACGGGGGTGTCACGGTCGTGGACTGGAAGACGGGCTCACCCGGGAGCCCGGCCCAGCAGCAGGCGCGGACGGTCCAGCTGGCGGTCTACCGCCTGGCCTACGCGCGGCTGCGAGGGCTGCCTGAGGACCAGGTGCGGGCCGCCTTCTTCTACGCCTCGAACGGCACGACCGTCCGCCCGACGCTGCCCACGGAGGCCGAGCTCACCCAGCTCCTGGACGAGAGCCACCCGTCCGCGGTGCAGGAACGACCGCGCGCCGGTCAGCGGCCCGGGTCCTCCTCGGAGGGCATGCCGTAG